A window of the Hordeum vulgare subsp. vulgare chromosome 5H, MorexV3_pseudomolecules_assembly, whole genome shotgun sequence genome harbors these coding sequences:
- the LOC123398895 gene encoding histone H2A-like produces the protein MDASGTVAKGKKGAAGRKAGGPRKKSVSRSVKAGLQFPVGRIGRYLKKGRYAQRVGTGAPVYLAAVLEYLAAELLELAGNAAKDNKKSRIIPRHLLLAVRNDEELGKLLAGVTIAHGGVVPNINTVLLPKRTAEKEGKAPKSPKKAPKSPKKAAKSPKKAATPKKA, from the coding sequence ATGGACGCCTCCGGCACCGTCGCGAAGGGCAAGAAGGGCGCCGCCGGGCGCAAGGCCGGCGGCCCCAGGAAGAAGTCGGTGTCCCGCTCGGTCAAGGCCGGCCTCCAGTTCCCCGTCGGCCGCATCGGGCGGTACCTCAAGAAGGGCCGCTACGCGCAGCGCGTCGGCACGGGCGCCCCCGTCTACCTCGCGGCCGTCCTCGAGTACCTGGCCGCCGAGCTGCTTGAGCTCGCCGGGAACGCCGCCAAGGACAACAAGAAGAGCCGCATCATCCCCCGCCACCTGTTGCTCGCCGTCAGGAACGACGAGGAGCTCGGCAAGCTGCTGGCCGGCGTCACCATCGCGCACGGCGGCGTGGTCCCCAACATCAACACGGTGCTGCTCCCCAAGAGGACCGCGGAGAAGGAGGGCAAGGCGCCAAAGTCCCCCAAGAAGGCGCCCAAGTCCCCCAAGAAGGCCGCCAAGTCGCCCAAGAAGGCCGCCACCCCGAAGAAGGCCTGA